Proteins from one Peromyscus eremicus chromosome 8a, PerEre_H2_v1, whole genome shotgun sequence genomic window:
- the Znf597 gene encoding zinc finger protein 597: MFSRTAAHDPETQGRAQARPGTSPRPLKPSGPPRRRVPASAGESSGTRRPCTAPTEPTNRPGTHHAGHSPPRPSSGTGNSCSSKLRSDYVSQLPGARLVLRKLLNWSMEEGPPPWGRADQSEGGMAEPGAGRVASGGFLRASARGARERGSLAPASASFVASRLGVASCGWPGRASLSGLQGCRVVPCKAVLEEDAVASGSPRSLRVSRNLRGPWKGLAAESEILGTSLSLEVSSHRGDLEEDPLASPHGVGAPHGPQLFEDLDVYFSQEECVSLPPAQKTNSREAPLECFEDLDLIGGEDKTETSQQLSLESMELEELSLDTHSTAAPLVHSLEKSGDDVGTHERKMSGGTLTCKTKVISLLVTIENQTPLVELSQCLGVKTLSDIIEVPWEEAKNVYKCPDCDQSFSDNTYLVLHQKIHSREKRYKCSTCEKTFSHRTNLRTHKRIHTGEKPYKCTKCSASFRQQSHLSRHMNSHIKEKPYTCNVCGEGFMWLPGLAEHQKSHADKKSYECADRDQHYCQETNLALPEKTGSSDTPFQHTQCVKSLEQSSYPALPEKDHKEDSKKCSIDDDEDFFSFSRFKPLQCLDCDMTFPCFSELVSHQTIHDMEKPHKCKTCAKTFALDSELASHEKNHIKEEPFKCTVCGKSFKVNMHLITHKRTHRRNTK, translated from the exons ATGTTCTCACGTACCGCGGCCCACGATCCTGAAACACAGGGCCGGGCCCAAGCTAGGCCTGGGACCTCACCCCGTCCGCTAAAACCCTCAGGCCCACCGCGCCGGCGTGTTCCCGCCTCTGCTGGGGAGTCATCCGGTACTCGGAGGCCATGTACTGCTCCAACAGAGCCCACCAACAGGCCGGGCACCCACCACGCCGGGCACTCACCACCGAGACCCAGCAGCGGAACCGGAAACAGCTGCTCGTCGAAGCTCAGGAGTGACTACGTCTCTCAGTTGCCGGGTGCGAGGCTGGTCCTCAGGAAGCTGCTCAATTGGTCCATGGAAGAAGGCCCGCCGCCTTGGGGGCGCGCCGACCAATCAGAAGGAGGGATGGCTGAGCCGGGGGCGGGGCGCGTCGCTTCCGGCGGTTTCCTCAGAGCTTCTGCGCGGGGAGCACGGGAGCGTGGGAGTCTGGCGCCGGCCTCCGCCTCCTTTGTCGCGTCTCGGCTGGGCGTGGCTTCGTGCGGCTGGCCGGGTCGGGCGAGCCTGTCAGGGCTCCAGGGCTGCCGAGTGGTCCCCTGCAAGGCTGTTTTGGAGGAAGATGCCGTCGCCTCAGGTTCTCCAAGGAGCTTGAGGGTTTCGAGGAACCTGAGGGGGCCGTGGAAGGGCCTGGCAGCCGAATCGGAGATTCTAGGGACGAGTCTCTCCCTCGAAGTGTCGTCCCATCGCGGGGACTTGGAGGAGGACCCCTTGGCTTCCCCACATGGCGTCGGCGCTCCACAC GGACCACAGCTGTTTGAAGATCTGGATGTGTATTTTTCTCAAGAGGAATGTGTGAGTCTGCCTCCTGCCCAGAAGACCAACAGCAGAGAAGCCCCACTGGAGTGTTTTGAGGATTTGGACTTGATAG GAGGGGAAGACAAGACTGAAACCAGTCAGCAGTTAAGCCTAGAGTCTATGGAACTTGAAGAGCTGTCCCTAGACACGCACTCCACTGCAGCACCCCTTGTGCATTCCTTGGAAAAATCTGGGGATGATGTTGGAACACATGAAAGGAAAATGTCAGGCGGAACTTTGACTTGCAAGACCAAGGTTATAAGCCTCTTGGTCACCATTGAAAACCAAACCCCATTAGTAGAATTATCTCAATGTTTAGGAGTCAAAACACTTTCTGATATTATTGAAGTTCCCTGGGAAGAAGCCAAAAATGTGTACAAGTGTCCCGACTGTGACCAAAGCTTCAGTGATAATACATACCTTGTTCTGCATCAGAAAATTCATTCACGAGAGAAAAGGTATAAATGTAGTACCTGTGAGAAGACCTTCAGTCACAGAACTAACCTGAGGACACATAAGAGAATCCACACTGGGGAGAAGCCTTACAAGTGTACCAAGTGTTCTGCCAGCTTCCGGCAGCAGTCACACCTGTCCCGACACATGAATAGCCATATAAAGGAGAAACCATATACATGTAATGTATGTGGGGAAGGCTTTATGTGGCTCCCAGGATTGGCAGAACATCAGAAGAGTCATGCTGATAAAAAGTCTTATGAATGTGCTGACCGTGATCAACATTATTGTCAGGAAACAAATCTGGCTTTGCCTGAAAAAACAGGCTCATCAGACACCCCATTCCAGCACACTCAGTGTGTGAAGAGCTTGGAGCAGTCCTCATACCCTGCTCTCCCTGAGAAGGACCATAAGGAGGACTCTAAGAAGTGCAGTATTGACGACGACGAAGACTTTTTTTCATTCTCCAGATTCAAACCCTTACAGTGTCTTGATTGTGACATGACCTTTCCTTGTTTCTCAGAGCTTGTTTCTCATCAAACCATTCATGACATGGAAAAACCTCATAAGTGTAAAACATGTGCAAAAACTTTTGCTTTAGATTCAGAACTTGCATCCCATGAGAAGAACCACATAAAGGAAGAACCTTTTAAATGTACGGTGTGTGGGAAGAGCTTTAAAGTGAATATGCATCTCATCACTCATAAACGAACCCATAGGAGAAATACCAAGTAA
- the Znf174 gene encoding zinc finger protein 174 produces MAAKMEITLSTHTEDSDKQEGHIIMKLEEKRGPPQQKACTDPELSRQSFRHFCYQEVSGPQEALSCLRQLCRQWLQPELHTKEQILELLVMEQFLVILPPEIQAQVRHRYPMSSKEIVTLVEDLHKASKKPKQWVTVCMRGQKVLLEKTGTQLVEQELPDSEPQTASRDIQENSLEGPSWEGSHDQLSPHHGEKYPFYQEPVPKLTETEASRMRSEKENPQQEGAKGAETHAVSPGRPKGGSLHSPEPRGVNMSEPRLSQRQARPPNAQKAFAHYQRHCRELDYISNPLRGHPLRELKKSKGGRRSLSSLLQCLSHQAARSAKKPYKCDDCGKSFTWNSELKRHKRVHTGERPYICGECGNCFGRQSTLKLHQRIHTGEKPYQCSLCGKSFRQSSNLHQHHRLHHGD; encoded by the exons ATGGCAGCTAAAATGGAGATAACTTTGAGTACCCACACTGAGGATTCTGACAAGCAAGAAGGACACATAATAATGAAGCTGGAAGAGAAACGTGGGCCCCCTCAGCAAAAAGCCTGCACTGATCCTGAGCTTTCCCGCCAGAGCTTCAGACACTTTTGTTATCAAGAAGTGTCTGGACCCCAGGAAGCTCTCTCCTGCCTTCGACAGCTCTGTAGACAGTGGCTGCAGCCTGAATTACACACTAAGGAACAGATTTTGGAGCTCCTAGTGATGGAGCAGTTTCTGGTCATCCTACCTCCAGAGATCCAGGCGCAAGTCAGGCATCGGTATCCAATGAGCAGCAAGGAGATTGTGACTCTGGTGGAAGATTTGCACAAAGCATCCAAAAAACCAAAGCAGTGG GTGACCGTTTGTATGCGAGGGCAAAAGGTGCTCCtggagaaaacaggaactcaGCTTGTAGAACAAGAACTTCCAGACTCTGAACCTCAAACTGCTAGCAGAGATATTCAAGAGAACTCTCTGGAAGGGCCTTCCTGGGAAGGATCTCATGACCAGCTGAGTCCCCATCATGGGGAGAAATATCCCTTCTACCAGGAACCAGTCCCCAAATTGACTGAGACAG AGGCCTCCAGGATGAGAAGTGAGAAAGAAAACCCACAACAGGAGGGGGCAAAAGGAGCAGAGACACATGCAGTGTCACCCGGGAGACCTAAAGGGGGTAGTCTGCACAGCCCTGAGCCAAGAGGGGTGAACATGAGTGAACCCCGATTGTCACAGAGGCAGGCCAGACCCCCAAATGCTCAGAAGGCATTTGCTCACTACCAGAGACATTGCAGAGAACTGGACTATATCAGCAACCCCCTCAGAGGCCATCCACTgagagaattaaagaaaagcaaaggaggcagaagaagtCTGAGCAGCCTTCTGCAATGTCTTAGTCACCAGGCAGCCCGCTCAGccaagaaaccctataaatgtgaCGACTGTGGGAAGAGCTTCACCTGGAATTCAGAACTGAAACGACACAAGAGAGTGCACACGGGAGAGAGACCCTACATCTGTGGGGAGTGCGGAAACTGCTTTGGGAGGCAGTCAACTCTGAAACTGCACCAGAGAAtccacactggggagaaaccATACCAGTGCAGCCTGTGTGGGAAAAGCTTTCGCCAAAGCTCCAATCTCCACCAGCACCACAGGCTCCACCATGGGGACTGA